The Coregonus clupeaformis isolate EN_2021a chromosome 18, ASM2061545v1, whole genome shotgun sequence genome has a segment encoding these proteins:
- the LOC121587192 gene encoding rho GTPase-activating protein 25-like: MSLKLPRNWDFSTLKAETARIARSKSVMPGEGNPGSGSPGSTTRSMEMPLKAGWLRKQRSIVKNWQLRYFVLRGSTLTYHKDEKEGTVQGVIQLRFSKVNELPLNQDDPGKFLFEIMPRSSGDRERCPYILMANSHSEMDEWVRTLRRVVGAPSSGAIFGKSLGDTVTYEQRFGPHMVPILVQKCAEFIREHGLSEEGIFRLPGQDNTVKQFRDAFNAGERPSFPSDTDVHTVASLFKLYLRDLPEPVVPWTQYQDFLDCSPMLDPNSAAGRERLEKQITLLPRPNYNLLSYICRFLFEVQQNSKVNKMCVENLATVIGINLLKPQIEDPITMMKGTPQIQKLMTVMIRQHEALFPPSEDVAPSPPSKKSESKKHSAPRSFVGWESAECEGFLSESPEEEEEDTDTLGAEPVTISIPQTGPQQPHSPSSSSAFDPLSGSPRKRTQTLPTLNCPVPGRAGKLEAMNRWSRIQESSEEKGEKTLSEDIFKILDLQKTSLFGGAQKDWEDRGTARRGCDITVTYDDITATSSKPINVPQQKSQPSTPEKKTEASTAVVSSSALQPDSKADQQEDSQGNSEHLITSLQQRNKELSATVAELQSALDAEKRCVSALEIRLRNAERSRDEAQRRNQELDQEIQQFLSREP; encoded by the exons ATGTCTCTCAAGCTACCTCGGAACTGGGACTTCAGCACCCTCAAAGCTGAAACCGCCAGAATAG CGCGGTCTAAGAGTGTGATGCCTGGAGAGGGCAACCCTGGGTCAGGCTCGCCCGGGTCCACCACGAGGTCCATGGAGATGCCGCTGAAGGCAGGCTGGCTGAGGAAACAGAGGTCCATCGTGAAGAACTGGCAGCTGCGTTACTTTGTGCTGAGAGGGAGCACGCTGACCTACCATAAAGACGAAAAGGAGGGGACTGTCCAG GGAGTGATCCAACTGAGGTTCAGTAAAGTCAATGAGCTCCCACTGAACCAAGATGACCCAGGGAAATTCCTCTTTGAGATCATGCCGC GCAGCAGTGGTGATCGGGAGCGGTGCCCCTACATTCTCATGGCCAACTCCCACAGTGAGATGGATGAGTGGGTCCGCACGCTGCGCAGGGTGGTTGGAGCGCCCTCTAGTGGAG CGATATTTGGCAAGAGCCTGGGTGATACGGTGACCTATGAGCAGCGGTTCGGCCCCCACATGGTACCCATCCTGGTGCAGAAGTGTGCtgagttcatcagagaacacggACTAAGTGAGGAGGGCATCTTCAGACTGCCAGGACAAGACAACACCGTCAAACAGTTCAGGGACGCTTTCAACGCCGGAGAGAGACCTTCCTTCCCAAG TGACACAGATGTCCACACAGTGGCGTCGTTGTTCAAGTTGTACCTACGGGATCTGCCTGAGCCGGTGGTTCCTTGGACACAGTACCAAGACTTCCTGGACTGCAGCCCCATGCTGGACCCCAACAGTGCTGCA GGTCGTGAAAGACTGGAGAAGCAGATCACCCTCCTTCCTAGACCCAACTATAACCTCCTCAGCTACATATGCAG GTTCTTATTTGAGGTCCAGCAGAACTCCAAGGTGAACAAGATGTGTGTTGAAAACCTGGCCACGGTCATTGGGATCAATCTGCTCAAGCCTCAGATCGAGGACCCCATCACTATGATGAAGG GTACTCCTCAGATCCAGAAGTTGATGACAGTGATGATCAGACAGCATGAGGCTCTGTTTCCTCCGTCTGAAGACGTGGCTCCTTCACCCCCCAGCAAGAAGAGTGAGAGCAAGAAGCACAGCGCTCCACGCAGCTTCGTGGGCTGGGAGTCTGCTGAG TGTGAGGGCTTTCTGTCAGAGTctccagaggaggaggaggaggacacagaCACCCTGGGGGCTGAGCCAGTTACCATCTCCATCCCCCAGACTGGTCCCCAGCAGCCCCActccccctcctcatcctcaGCCTTCGACCCCTTGTCTGGGAGCCCCCGCAAACGCACCCAGACCCTACCTACTTTGAACTGCCCTGTCCCGGGGAGGGCCGGCAAGCTGGAAGCCATGAACCGCTGGAGCCGCATCCAGGAGAGCAGCgaagagaagggggagaagaCTCTCTCAGAGGACATCTTTAAGATCCTGGACCTGCAGAAGACGTCTCTGTTCGGAGGCGCCCAGAAGGACTGGGAGGACAGAGGGACGGCCAGGAGAGGATGTGACATCACAGTCACCTATGATGACATCACAGCCACCTCTTCGAAACCCATTAATGTCCCCCAGCAAAAGTCTCAGCCCTCGACTCCTGAGAAGAAGACAGAGGCCAGTACAGCTGTGGTTTCATCTTCAGCCCTCCAACCAGACAGCAAGGCTGACCAGCAGGAAGACAGCCAGGGAAACTCAGAGCACCTCATTACCAG CCTGCAGCAGAGGAACAAAGAGCTGAGTGCCACAGTAGCAGAGCTGCAGTCAGCCCTGGACGCAGAGAAGCGCTGTGTGTCCGCTCTGGAGATCAGGCTGAGGAACGCGGAACGCAGCCGAGATGAGGCCCAGAGACGTAACCAGGAGCTGGACCAAGAGATACAGCAGTTCCTCAGCAGAGAACCATGA